Within the Pseudomonas putida genome, the region AAGACCGCCCATGACCGAACCACCCGCCTGTCCCGCGAAGGCGACGGCTACCGCATCAACGGCCGCAAGTTTTACGCAACGGGGGCCCTCTACGCACAGCGCATACCGACGTCGGTGATCGATGATCACGGCGTGCAGCAGTTGGCCTTCGTCCCGGCCGACAGCCAAGGATTGCAAGTGATCGACGACTGGAGCGGGTTCGGCCAACGCACCACAGGCAGTGGCTCGGTGGTGTTCGACAACGTGCTGGTCCGCGCTGAAGACGTGGTGCCCTTCCAGTCGGCCTTCGAGCGCCCTACTCCGGTCGGCCCGCTGGCGCAGATTCTTCACGCCGCCATCGACACCGGGATCGCGCGCGCCGCTTATGAGGATGCCCTGCACTTCGTGCGCACACGCAGCCGGCCGTGGGTCGACTCCGGCCAAGAGAAGGCCTGCGAAGATCCGCTGACGCTAAAGAGCTTCGGCCACCTTGCCATCCGTTTGCACGCCGCCGAGGCCTTGCTCGAGCGCGCCGGCGAATTCCTCGACCGCGCCCAGGCCGACAGCACCACCGACACCGTCGCCGCTGCCTCCATCGCCGTTGCACAAGCCCGTGCGCTGAGCACCGAAATAGCCCTCGCGGCAGGCACCACGTTGTTCGAGCTGGCCGGCAGCCAGGCCACCCTGGCCGAACACAACCTCGACCGCCACTGGCGCAACGCCCGCGTGCACACCCTGCACGACCCGGTGCGCTGGAAGTACCACGCCATCGGCAAC harbors:
- a CDS encoding SfnB family sulfur acquisition oxidoreductase produces the protein MTTSVITSDSQALAVAEHVAQQLRRDSALRDRERRLPHAELDLFSQSGLWAISVPKAFGGAGVSNVTLANVIARIAQADASLGQIPQNHFYALEVLRVNGSPHQQQRLYAEVLAGQRLGNALAELGTKTAHDRTTRLSREGDGYRINGRKFYATGALYAQRIPTSVIDDHGVQQLAFVPADSQGLQVIDDWSGFGQRTTGSGSVVFDNVLVRAEDVVPFQSAFERPTPVGPLAQILHAAIDTGIARAAYEDALHFVRTRSRPWVDSGQEKACEDPLTLKSFGHLAIRLHAAEALLERAGEFLDRAQADSTTDTVAAASIAVAQARALSTEIALAAGTTLFELAGSQATLAEHNLDRHWRNARVHTLHDPVRWKYHAIGNYYLNDENPPRRGTI